GCAGCAGCCATAAGAGGGAGGATGGCAGTTGCATCCCCTTCTATTGTTACATGCTTCGATTCCTCTTTCAACTTCCCCCATGAGATTCCTTCCCTGATTCTCGCTCCAGAAAGGGAGCCGTCCCATTCCGGCGATGACGTTATATAAACCGTGCTATCAAGACCCCCCCGGAACTGGTTCCACCATATCAAATGGTGCTTTGATATGCCCCCTCCGATTATGAGAGCCCCCATTTTTTCCTTATCATTGAAAAATATATCCGCCAGTTCTTTTTCGTCCTTCAATAAATCGATTTTGAATGGATGGTATTGGGAAAACATCCATATCTGGGAGCCTACAGCACCGTCTGTTATGCCCGGGACATATACAGGTACATCCCTTTTCCATGCCCAGTACAATATCGATTCCTCGCCAAGCATCTTTCCCATCTCCCAGCAAATTTCTCTTGTACCCCACTCATTTTTTTCTTTGATCATACGGCCCAGCAGCTCCTGCATTTTTTCTTCTATTATCGTCCCGTAACTTTCGTTTGGAACGAGAATATTTCCCAGCCTATTCACCTTTCTTCTGTGAAGTTCAACATCATCCATCAGAAAAGAACCATGGTAATAATTCTTCCAGTTTCTGGCCATATCATGGTCAAGCGTGCCGCATGTGGTCATAATAAGATTTACTATGCCGTGTTTTACCATCTCTTTTATAATTCCCCTCGTTCCTGCGGCGATTATGCATGCAGGAAATGAAAGGCTTATTTTGTAGCCCTCCTTTACCATGCTTTCAAGTATATTCACTCCCTCACCAATTTTTTTTGCAGTAAAACCGCCTGCATCGTACATCTGGCAAATTAACTCATTGGCACTCATTTTTTTATTCAGTATCATATCTTTGACAGGTATCATAAAAAACAAAAATAGGTGAAAGTATAAAAAAGATGGGTAGAGGGTGCAAGCTTACTTGGCAATCAGCATCTCACTTAGTATTCGGGCATTTCTCCACCGGGCATACCGCCGCCGGGCATTCCTCCACCCGGAGGCATACCGCCTCCACCGCCCCCTCCCTTTGCGGCGATTACATCGTCGATACGCAGTATCATAACTGTTGTTTCTGTAGCTGATTTTACCGCTTGTAATCCCACTTTCAGCGGCTCCACAACATTTAGTTTCCTCATATCCTTTGGTTTGCCTTCGAAAACGTCAACGCCGTGGTATTTATTTCCTTCTTTGTGCGCCTTCTTCAGATCTATGAGCATGTCTATCGCATCGATGCCTGCATTAGTGGCAAGTGCCTTTGGGATAACTTCTATTGCATCGGCAAAACTCTCAACAGCCATCTGTTCTCTGCCACCAACACTGTTGGCATAGTCCCGCAAGCCGAGTGA
This is a stretch of genomic DNA from Candidatus Thermoplasmatota archaeon. It encodes these proteins:
- a CDS encoding deoxyhypusine synthase, which gives rise to MIPVKDMILNKKMSANELICQMYDAGGFTAKKIGEGVNILESMVKEGYKISLSFPACIIAAGTRGIIKEMVKHGIVNLIMTTCGTLDHDMARNWKNYYHGSFLMDDVELHRRKVNRLGNILVPNESYGTIIEEKMQELLGRMIKEKNEWGTREICWEMGKMLGEESILYWAWKRDVPVYVPGITDGAVGSQIWMFSQYHPFKIDLLKDEKELADIFFNDKEKMGALIIGGGISKHHLIWWNQFRGGLDSTVYITSSPEWDGSLSGARIREGISWGKLKEESKHVTIEGDATAILPLMAAALLERLDIE